One Nitrospiraceae bacterium genomic region harbors:
- the lpxK gene encoding tetraacyldisaccharide 4'-kinase: MTLFELLYFVGCSAKKYYSIKNQKRLPCKVISIGNITTGGTGKTPAVIALAENLKNKGMFPVVLTRGYKGRAKDPCFVENKTPAENFPSYMLFGDEPVLMGKKLKDVPIIKSADRYKGGMFALDNIKADSDKIVFILDDGFQHWKLYRDKNILLIDAENPFGNRKLLPMGILREPLKEIRRAHIILITKKKNIDEEQLNLLIEEIKTYNPDAGIFFSEHKPVGFIKQSGENLPLDWAKDKDILALCAIA, from the coding sequence ATGACACTTTTTGAACTTTTATACTTTGTGGGCTGTTCAGCAAAAAAATATTACTCCATTAAAAATCAGAAGCGCCTTCCCTGCAAGGTTATAAGCATCGGCAATATCACTACTGGAGGCACAGGAAAAACACCTGCAGTAATCGCTCTTGCTGAAAATTTAAAAAACAAAGGGATGTTCCCCGTGGTGCTCACAAGGGGATATAAAGGCAGGGCAAAAGATCCGTGTTTTGTAGAAAACAAGACTCCTGCAGAAAATTTTCCATCATACATGCTTTTTGGAGATGAACCTGTTTTAATGGGCAAAAAGCTGAAAGATGTTCCGATAATAAAATCCGCTGACAGATATAAAGGAGGAATGTTTGCTCTGGATAATATCAAAGCAGACTCTGATAAAATCGTATTCATACTAGACGATGGATTCCAGCACTGGAAATTATACAGGGATAAAAATATTTTGCTAATCGATGCCGAAAATCCGTTCGGGAACAGAAAACTTCTTCCTATGGGTATTCTTAGAGAACCCCTTAAAGAAATCAGACGTGCTCATATTATTTTGATCACAAAGAAAAAAAATATAGACGAAGAACAGCTTAATCTTTTGATAGAAGAGATCAAGACCTACAACCCTGATGCAGGCATATTCTTTTCAGAACATAAGCCAGTTGGTTTTATAAAACAATCAGGAGAAAATCTGCCTCTTGACTGGGCTAAAGATAAAGATATCCTAGCGCTTTGCGCTATTGC